The genomic region GGCGAGGTGGTTTACCAGGAACGGCTCGGCCGGTTCGATCAGGTCTACGCTTCGCCCGTGATGGCTGAGGGGCGGATCTACTACATCGCTCGCAACGGTACCACGTTGGTCGTTGCCGCGAAAACGGAGTTCGAACAACTGGCCCGCAACGAGCTTTCCGATGGAACCCGCTTCGACGCCAGTCCCGCGATCGACGGCAATCGGATCCTAATTCGTAGCGGCAAATTCCTTTACTGCATCGGAATTGAGTAACAACCTTCGTACGTCAACGCGAAGCGTACAGATTCTCAGACGTGCTTCTCTTCACGAAAAATTAACACATAGAACAGGGAAAGATCTTTCTCGATTAGCTCGGGAAATCAGCAGAGTTTTGTGAAGGTTGGAGTATAATGATGTGAACTTCCAACATGCTGTTTTCTAAGTCAGCGAATCTCTTCCATGAAAGCCATCGTCCTACAGACTCTCGACGGCACTCAGCATATCGGCTTCATTCTCTGCGCGATTCCGCCGGGTGACATTGAAGGGGATTGCATGTTCTCGATCGTGCCTGATAGTGCCGAGCTGCTGGAAGATCCTGAAATCGTGCAGTTGCTGGATCGTCGCGATCAGGGAGAGAGCCAGGTCGAGCTCTCGGAAGATAGTCGCTCGATCTTGATTCGATCGCACCGCCTGGAAAATATGTTCGTCCAGTTCGAGTCCGATGGCGCAGGGCACTGGGGTTACGTTCGCTCAGGCGAACGCGTCGCTGTCGGTCAGGCAACGACCGTCAGTTCGTATCGCTAACGCCCCGATTTCAGGTCGATCTGTACCGGCTCCATGTTCGCGGTCACTTCCACTTTCAAGTCGGTGGTTGCCGGGGACGAATACTTCATCGGCGTCAGAAACTTGACGGCCTGTTCGATGTTGCCCATCACCTGCTCTTCTCCTCCGTCCGTGCCTTCTTCAACCGGGGCGGCTTCGGCTTTACGACGGGCATCGAGCTTGACGACGGTCACCTTGTATTCGCCCGGAGGAACACCGTCGCCAGCAACGTACGAAGCCAGCGTGAAGTGACCCTGGGCGTCGGTTTGCCCCGAGCAGGGACGACCCCCTTCGGCCGGAACGAAGCTGATCGCGGCCCCATCCAGCGGCTTGCCATCAAGCGTTACCGTTCCTTCGACCGGCAGCATTCCACTGCCTGAGCATCCCAGCAAAATGCCCAGGCAAATAGTGATCGACAACATCAGCGCATTAGTTCGCTTGTGCATGATTCTTTAACCGAACGGCAGGAGCTATGAGGTGGGTTAGTTCAAGTTGATGGGCTGGCCGTCGTCGCGCTGACCGAGACGCTGGTAGGCGTCGTGGTCGATCGTTTCAGCGCGAAAGGCCACCGAACCGTCCCCATGCACGAACTGGGCACCGCCAGGGTGCAGCGAACGAAATCCGAACTCGAGATTCCAATTGCACTTCGCATAGCACGTGTCGCCGCCGGGGGCATCGGCCGGATCGTGGCAGGTGTCGGTGTTGATCGGAATCAACGTATTCACCAGGCCGCTACCGTTATTCGAGTTCGCCCAGCCATTGCGAGCATGCGTCGAGCAGTCCGAACGAACTTCGCCAAAGTAGATCGTGTTCGAGAGCCCGTCGGTCGTTTCGCTGAACTTGCCGCAGTATCGATTGCCACCCCGAGTGAACGGGCCGGCTGGATTG from Blastopirellula marina harbors:
- a CDS encoding carboxypeptidase-like regulatory domain-containing protein, with the translated sequence MHKRTNALMLSITICLGILLGCSGSGMLPVEGTVTLDGKPLDGAAISFVPAEGGRPCSGQTDAQGHFTLASYVAGDGVPPGEYKVTVVKLDARRKAEAAPVEEGTDGGEEQVMGNIEQAVKFLTPMKYSSPATTDLKVEVTANMEPVQIDLKSGR